The stretch of DNA GATAgccaatccataccaagaatcaCATCAACCAGACGCAAAGGTAAACACACTAAGTCAACTCAGAAGTCCCTTCCACACACATGGATAGAAACGTCAAGACAAACACTAGAGGTATCAACAGAATCACTAGTTGGGGTATTCACAATCAACTCATACTGTAAACGAGATACATGTAGTCCTAAACGTCTAACACAATCAAGAGAAACAAAAGAATGAGTGGCACCACAATCAAATAGTACAAATAAAGGAGTATCACTTATGAGACATGTACCTTGGATCAAGTTGTCTTTCTCAGACGCTCCTGCACCACTGAGGGCAAAGAGTCTTCCATTGGATTTAGGTCGGCTGGCTTGGGAACTCTGGTTTCCAGGTTGTGGAGTCTTCCTTGGGTAGGGGCATGTGGTGCTAATGTGGCcttgttgttgacaattaaaacaagtaattcCAGCATCTCTACATTCATATTCCATGTGGCCCTGCTTACCACACTTGTGACATCGGATAGGAGTAGCTGGATCACCATTATTACCATTGTTGTTGCTCGATACTTGACTCCTGTTGTTACTATTTCCGTTACTAACTCCTCGTCCATTGGGGTTTCCTCTACCACTCGCATAACTATAACTATTTCCATTTCCTTTTCGTTACCACTACTAGCTCCTTTTCCANNNNNNNNNNNNNNNNNNNNNNNNNNNNNNNNNNNNNNNNNNNNNNNNNNNNNNNNNNNNNNNNNNNNNNNNNNNNNNNNNNNNNNNNNNNNNNNNNNNNNNNNNNNNNNNNNNNNNNNNNNNNNNNNNNNNNNNNNNNNNNNNNNNNNNNNNNNNNNNNNNNNNNNNNNNNNNNNNNNNNNNNNNNNNNNNNNNNNNNNNNNNNNNNNNNNNNNNNNNNNNNNNNNNNNNNNNNNNNNNNNNNNNNNNNNNNNNNNNNNNNNNNNNNNNNNNNNGGGCATGTGGTGCTAATGTGGCCTTGTTGTTGACAAGTAAAACAAGTAATTCCAGCATCTCTACATTCATATTCCATGTGACCCTGCTTACCACACCTGTGACATCAGATAGGAGTAGCTGGATCACCATTATTACCATTGTTGTTGCTCGAGACTTGACTCATGTTGTTACTATTTCCGTTACTAACTCCTCGTCCATTGGGGTTTCCTCTACCACTCCCATAACTATAACTATTTCCATTTCTTTTTCCGTTACCACTACTAGCTCCTTTTCNNNNNNNNNNNNNNNNNNNNNNNNNNNNNNNNNNNNNNNNNNNNNNNNNNNNNNNNNNNNNNNNNNNNNNNNNNNNNNNNNNNNNNNNNNNNNNNNNNNNNNN from Cicer arietinum cultivar CDC Frontier isolate Library 1 chromosome 3, Cicar.CDCFrontier_v2.0, whole genome shotgun sequence encodes:
- the LOC140919652 gene encoding uncharacterized protein, whose translation is MFLIKYFPEDIRNRKEMEFVKLEKGNMSVAEYAAKFEELSRYFPLYVGEARENSKCIKFEMGLRCGKQGHMEYECRDAGITCFTCQQQGASSGNEKEMEIVIVMRVVEETPMDEELVTEIVTTGVKYRATTMGHMEYECRDAGITCFNCQQQGHISTTCPYPRKTPQPGNQSSQASRPKSNGRLFALSGAGASEKDNLIQGTCLISDTPLFVLFDCGATHSFVSLDCVRRLGLHVSRLQYELIVNTPTSDSVDTSSVCLDVSIHVCGRDF